In Eucalyptus grandis isolate ANBG69807.140 chromosome 4, ASM1654582v1, whole genome shotgun sequence, the following proteins share a genomic window:
- the LOC104442629 gene encoding disease resistance protein RPV1-like, which translates to MASSDAGTSSGSEYQVFLNFRGPDTRVGFTDFLFHSLIDAGIRVFRDDEELRVSERIDGLLLQAIDNSRIYIPIFSRNYASSQWCLRELVQIVANTFKTDGNKVILPIFFDVEPDDVKLKTPLYRNAILKLKHEKKLNNEQVDTWREALIEVDAIKGWEVKKYKGHGELIKLVVKEVVEKLKTKHRSVTEYLVGIDDQVVAVSKLLDINSDGARLIKIHGMGGIGKTTLAKVIFNQLSSHFGKYCYFLEDVREKSLRIDGLVDLQKRLLSELGHPAGTISINEIDYGMKRTGEVLCNKKVLIVLDDIDNNEQVEKLVGKSPLYSGSRILITTRNKDVLQINTPKYQILDYEMEVINIDCALELFSKHAFNRDSPLDDYHDLSREIVYATGRLPLALEVIGSLLYHKPHELWKETLEELRNKLHRDVYGKLKIGYDALSFEQRQIFLDIACFFIGEDKRNAIYMWKDCNFSPNSGVDVLINMSLVKIVKNNKFWMHDQLRDLGRKIVRQENPINPKERSRIWIWNEVLDATGMKEINKKVQALSLDTSAQNSHDVIVQSKEIGREIEAIRMRKLKEVNVEGCVWLIEIQFSWVFESLEALSINHCMSLEKIIYESANELISCEGKLIFPSSILTKFRTLKLWGCQKILDIQVVGTSETWEYFQVFACLNVQSLGGLSNLKNLKTLSILSCNQLQIVKSVDELEFLDLLQLYYCGSLERLIDVSTTKLPNDCHISIASCRKLRGVKKRFEGSVQSLKHSKASDGRSTVPCQCIAAKDAKSSSTSRVPKNCGPRNSTSAPRAFPHLPDGPNRVSLLMRFVHCEFSCNLWIVISLSTVMSFGTRGASLRSLTTLSIPVTHIVVDSSEKCIVRHAEIVCGLQASAS; encoded by the exons ATGGCGAGCTCAGATGCAGGAACTTCGTCAGGAAGCGAGTACCAAGTGTTCCTGAACTTTAGAGGACCCGACACTCGAGTTGGATTTACCGACTTCCTCTTTCATAGCTTGATCGACGCTGGAATCCGTGTGTTTCGAGACGACGAAGAGCTCCGTGTCAGTGAAAGGATCGATGGTTTGCTTCTACAAGCGATCGACAACTCTAGGATTTACATACCCATTTTCTCTCGGAACTATGCTTCGAGTCAATGGTGCCTCCGCGAGCTTGTGCAGATCGTGGCAAATACATTCAAAACAGATGGTAATAAAGTGATCCTACCTATTTTCTTTGATGTGGAGCCCGACGATGTTAAGTTGAAAACCCCGCTATATCGCAATGCCATACTCAAGCTAAAGCATGAGAAGAAGTTGAACAATGAGCAAGTAGATACTTGGAGAGAGGCTCTCATAGAGGTTGATGCAATCAAGGGATGGGAAGTGAAGAAGTACAAAGG CCATGGGgaattgatcaaattggtaGTGAAGGAGGTTGTGGAAAAGTTGAAGACAAAACATAGATCAGTGACTGAATATTTAGTCGGAATTGATGATCAGGTAGTAGCAGTAAGCAAATTATTAGACATCAATTCCGATGGTGCGCGACTCATTAAGATTCATGGCATGGGTGGCATCGGTAAAACAACTCTCGCCAAGGTTATCTTCAACCAACTCTCTTCTCATTTTGGAAAGTATTGTTATTTCCTTGAAGATGTTCGAGAGAAGTCTTTAAGAATTGATGGCTTAGTTGACTTGCAAAAAAGGTTATTATCTGAACTTGGTCATCCTGCAGGAACAATAAGCATTAATGAAATTGATTATGGAATGAAGAGGACTGGAGAAGTACTTTGTAATAAGAAAGTTCTCATTGTACTTGATGACATTGATAACAATGAACAAGTGGAGAAATTAGTTGGAAAGAGTCCTTTGTATTCAGGATCCAGAATATTGATCACAACTAGAAATAAAGATGTTTTGCAAATTAATACaccaaaatatcaaattttagaTTACGAAATGGAGGTGATAAATATTGATTGTGCACTTGAGCTTTTCAGCAAGCATGCATTTAACAGAGACTCACCTTTAGATGATTACCATGATCTTTCAAGGGAAATTGTATATGCTACTGGGAGACTTCCACTGGCTCTTGAGGTAATTGGTTCATTACTCTACCACAAACCGCACGAATTGTGGAAAGAGACATTGGAAGAGTTAAGAAATAAACTTCACCGGGATGTTTATGGAAAGTTGAAGATCGGCTATGATGCCTTAAGTTTTGAGCAACGACAAATTTTCCTCGATATTGCCTGCTTTTTCATCGGTGAAGATAAGAGGAATGCAATTTACATGTGGAAAGATTGTAATTTTTCCCCGAATTCTGGGGTTGATGTCCTCATTAACATGTCATTGGTAAAGATTGTGAAGAATAATAAGTTTTGGATGCACGATCAACtcagagatcttggaaggaaaATTGTTCGCCAGGAAAATCCAATAAATCCTAAGGAGCGGAGTAGGATATGGATTTGGAATGAGGTCCTTGATGCAACAGGAATGAAGGAG ATAAACAAGAAGGTTCAAGCACTATCTCTTGATACATCTGCACAAAATTCCCATGATGTCATTGTTCAAAGTAAAGAGATTGGAAG AGAGATTGAGGCTATCAGGATGAGGAAGCTAAAAGAGGTCAATGTGGAAGGTTGTGTTTGGCTAATTGAGATCCAATTTTCTTGGGTGTTCGAATCTTTGGAGGCATTGTCTATTAACCATTGCATGTCCTTGGAAAAGATAATCTACGAGTCTGCTAATGAGTTAATTAGTTGTGAAGGGAAACTGATTTTTCCATCGAGCATCTTAACTAAGTTCCGCACTCTCAAATTGTGGGGATGCCAAAAGATACTTGACATTCAAGTTGTGGGTACGTCGGAGACGTGGGAGTACTTCCAAGTTTTTGCTTGTCTTAATGTGCAAAGTCTTGGTGGTTTGTCAAACTTAAAGAACTTGAAGACTTTGTCAATCCTGAGCTGCAATCAGCTACAGATTGTCAAGAGCGTTGATGAGTTGGAGTTCTTGGACCTATTACAACTTTATTATTGCGGATCATTGGAAAGGTTGATTGATGTATCGACCACTAAATTGCCAAATGATTGCCACATAAGTATCGCCAGTTGCAGGAAATTACGAGGGGTTAAGAAAAGATTCGAAGGCTCAGTCCAGTCCTTAAAGCATTCTAAG GCATCCGATGGCCGATCCACAGTTCCATGCCAATGTATTGCTGCAAAGGATGCAAAATCTTCCTCCACAAGTCGTGTGCCAAAGAACTGCGGCCCCAGAAACAGCACCTCGGCACCCAGAGCATTCCCTCATCTTCCAGATGGCCCAAACCGGGTCAGCCTTCTGATGCGATTCGTGCATT GTGAGTTTAGCTGCAACCTGTGGATTGTTATATCTCTTTCGACTGTGATGTCTTTTGGCACAAGAGGTGCGTCGCTGAGATCATTAACCACCCTTTCCATTCCCGTCACCCACATTGTGGTCGATAGCTCAGAGAAGTGCATTGTAAGGCATGCAGAGATTGTTTGTGGTCTGCAGGCCTCTGCTTCATGA